Within the Gorilla gorilla gorilla isolate KB3781 chromosome 15, NHGRI_mGorGor1-v2.1_pri, whole genome shotgun sequence genome, the region CCACTTAATGTATCATGGGAGAGTCCTTGAGTGTGGACCTAGGAGCCAGACTACCGAAGGTGCAGACCCTGCAGTTTACTAGTTGATTTAACCTTTCTGTACCCTAGTTTCCTAATCTATAAATGAAGAATAACGGTAGCATTTACTTCAGAGTTATTGGTAGGAGTAAATGTTAAAATACATAAGCTTTCTCTGCTGATGAATATTTACACTGGAGTCTTAGGAAGGGTCCTTGCTTATTTTCTATTCTCAAGTTGGGCTGGACATAGTGGGCCATATGGGTGCCATCAGATGGGCTCTTGTTTCTCTGTGACCCGTTCTGTTAGAcctctttcctgcttttttcCTTGAGGTTGTTTATCTGTCCTCTAGTGAACCAGCTGGTTTGCAGGTGGTGCTTGTCTGAGAGTGTCTTGCTGTTAACAGTTACTATGGATGTCATATGCCAGCtggttctgttaaaaaaaaagtctgaatccAAAGCCTTGAATTTTGAacatgattttctgtctggaattttGAAGAACTGATTCATACAGTGGAGAAAtgaataaagatttttattttacaaattccaGCACttagcattttctttattctgttactGTTACTGTGACATCTATTTGACTGGGAAATCAAAGACTACCATTCTTAAtaaggattcctttttttttttttttttttttgagacagattctcactctgtcacccaggctgcagtgcagtggtgcaatctcactcaccgcagcctccgccttcccaggttcaggtgattctcatgcctcagcctcccgagtagctggaattacagtcatatgccaccacgcctggctaatttttgtatttttagtggagacagggttttgccatgttggccaggctggtctcgaactcctgacctcaagtgatccacctgccttggcctcccaaagtgctggaatgacaggtgtgGGCCTCTGTGCCAGGCCAGGATTCTTCTTTtaagaggctgtagtgagcagcATCTACCAACTTGCATCCTTGTATGTTGCATATCTTATTTGTTTGCTTGGGGAGTAAACCAAAGTAAAAACGTCCTTTGTCAAATTAAGGACCTTAAAAGATTTTCTGTGTTAATGGATTGGAAGtgtttactattctttttttttttctgagatggagtctccctctgttgcctaggctggagtgcagtggcacgatctctgcttattcagtctctgcttcccgggttcaagcgattctcctgcctcagcctcctgagtagctgggataacaggcgtgcgccaccacacctggctaatttttgtatttttagcagagacaggatttcgccacattggtcaggctggtctcgaactcctgacctcatgatgcgcccaccttggcctcccaaaatgctgggattacaggcgtgagtcaccgcgcccagcctagatgTCTTTACTATTCTTAAGATGGCAGTAGTCCCCAAGTTGATCTATGGATTCAACTCAATGCCTGTTTAAACCCcaaattgcttttttttgtagaaatcggCAAGCtgctcctaaaattcatatggaaataaaaagggACCGAGAATAGCCAAAACTATTGAAAAAGAGTAACGTTGGCAAGGTTATGTtgcttgatttcaaaacttactacaaagctagagTAATGAAGactgtgtggtactggcataaggatgaCCATACAGACCCGTGGACCAGAATTGAGAATCCAGAAGTAAATGCATACTTTCACGACCCATCAGTTTTTGGCAGCGGTGCTAAGACAGTTTATTGGCAAAAGAATAGGTGTCCACAGGTGATGCTGggacaactgaatatccacatgaaaagaatgaagttggaaccTTACCTTATGTCATAAACagaaataactcaaaatggatcaaaaaccTAAACTTCGAAActcttagggaaaaaaatagatatgtcTTGGATTCCAGaatgatttcttaaatatgacaccaaaagcacaagcaaccaaaggaaaaaagataaatcgGACTTCATCAAAGTTTAGTATTTTTGTGTTTCAAAAGatactatcaaaaaaaaaagacaacaaaatgggagagaatatttaAGAAACACCTGTCTAATAATGGTCTAGTATTAAGCCAAGGCTGAGTTCTTATTTCCCCATCCTTAAGTTTACACGATACTATATTAGTGAAGTTGAATTCTGTCATTACCACATGTATCTTGAAAGAAGTTTGTGTGGATCACGGGTCCAGTTACTTTCTCCGCCCTTTCCCTCCAGAGGATTTGTCAATCTCAGTAATGTTATATACTAATTTCAAGGGGAAATACAActcaaaacaaataagaaatctGAAGCTTAAAAATGTTATGGTTTAGATGATGAAAAGGGAAAAGTACATTTAATTCATATCATATTTAGATGTAAAGCACTTAATGTTATATTGCTTAACTTATAAAGTAGCGCTTCAGTGCTCTCATCATATGaagtaaataatagaaaattctTTGTGTGACACATGTCTGTTTTCAGCCAATCAGAAACCAGGATTATTTTGTATGTAATAATAGGGTTTACTGGAAGAGGAGCTATACAGATGGTACTTAGAGGATGTAGGGCCCTACATATTAGGGCTTCTTAGTTGTAGCGAAGAGCAATTGGTCTGGTATGTTTAGCTTTTTCACATTTAGTTTTGAGTTCTGACTCTAGAAATGTACAACCCCATCTTTTGAATTACAGGTTTTAAGATGTTATTTGCTCTTAATACGTCTTAAGGTAACAGCCTTGATCACTGCTTTTACTTTCGATGAAATAACTTAATGAGCTGTGAAGAAAAAATTATCAGATTTTAAGGGAGAGAATTTTATGAAAATGTCTTTGAGGTTCCTATCACCTTTATGAGAATGTCTTCAAAGTTTCCATCACCACCTCTACCAATTTTTCTTCCGCCGGAGCCAGTGGACTTAGGTTCCATAACAAGCTCCTCTTGTTCACTGAATGAGCTAGACAATATTGCCCACCTTTTAAGGAAAATATCAGCTGATATCAATGAAAttaaaggaatgaaagcagctaTTTTGACAGTGGAAGCAAATCTTTTTGATCTAAATGTTAGAGTGTCCAAGAATGAAGCAAAAATTTCATCTTTGGaggttaaaatgaatgaatattcaACAACATATGAATGCAACACACAGTTTGAAGATCAAGAAGAGGATACTGAATCACAGTCAAGAACTACTGATGTAAAAATAATCGGCTTCCTTAGAAATGTTGAGAAAGGTAAACtcttaatatatgatatgttcTAGGTACCCATCCTTTGATCTGTATCTTTCCATGTATGTTGACTGTAGCTCTGATGTGGAGGGAGCAAGTTACAGAGAACTTGAATTTTTCATGGACCTTTAATGACAAATTTGGATTCTGCTTGATTTAGCTTAGCAATCTAGAATTGATCAGAATTCCATCCTCTTTAATGGAGCTCTCTAAAACGATGTTTTGAAAAGACAGATGAACCTAGAGCGATGAAGCAAAACTTGAAATGTGGAAGTGTGGTCTTTCATGTGTcttgtgaaattattttaaaatgtctcattCTTTCATCATGTACTGTTGATGTGAAGGAGACCTGTTGCAGTATTTGGATGGAAAGAGCATTCTTCCTGTAACTTTTCACCTCAGTTTTCCAAGCTTCCCACAGGAATGCAACTTGACCTAAGTGTCATCTTCGTTACAGTTCCTCagaatgtgtgtttttttgtggTAATAATTCTGGAAGGAATTCACTTTTTTGGGACGCACCAGTAAAATTTCATATAACTTATGTTTTAAAGGAAACTAACTGATACAATTTCAAATCGAGTataggttttaaaatttaaaaacaccttTTAATGAAATGTGGTGCTTGGTGGGAGATGGCCCGCTTAACATCCTTGCACTGAGTAAGCAAAGCCTGTCCTTGTGAAGCCACCTGTAATGGATATACCCAAAATCAGCATGTGGGCATCTTAGTAAGATTTCAGTATTTGCAACCCTATCAGTTACATCCCTTTGTACACTGTAGTGCAGTACCTTATAATGAGCAAGTGAGTGCCTGATGTCTGCTAAGCACTGTGGGGGCTACAGAAAAGTGTGACATTCTCCCCTCAAGGAGCTTAACATCAAATCGAGGATGGAAAAAAATCAGTTCTTTGTCCCTATTTTGTGCAGTCAGACTGCTGGGCATATTATTGTTAGGAATAGTGAACATAATAGGAATTAATGTTAGGAGCctattttagaagaaataagtagttgaacatcttttcttgtGGGAGAGGCAAAGAATTATTGTCATGCTTTGCTAACATAAGGTGTGGATTGTAGAGCTGAGTGtcttattgttttctttgcaTGCATCGAAGCCCAGAGTTTGTCTTTTAGGAACTCTTGTTTAGATGATgagagtgttttgttttgctatttcGATTATCTTCAAAGGTCATGAGTGAGTCGTGATGGTAAGAGCTCAGGTGATGGAGGGAGGTGCTTGCCATGCTTATTGTGCATTTGGCTGTGATGCGAGCTGCTGGGCCACAAGGTGCCTTTTCCTGGATTTTCCACCCGTTTGCCACCTTTACTTTCCCCGcagaattcaaattcaggaaaactGATGTCCTCACAGAGGGAGAACCAGGAGTGTTTTAAATTGGCATTTTTGGTTTAACCCTGAGTACAGCCTTTTTTGTCTTACAGGATATGTCTTTGGTCTATAAATACTATTAAATTGAATTGTTGAAGCTTTAAGTTAGTTTTAAGACTTCAAGTTAAGAACCCAGAAGGATTGATTTTTAGGAACCACATGCTGGTATTGTCTGTGTTGTAAGCTtagtgaagttttaaaatttatattctagGAACTCAACAGAGGCAATTATTATCCCGACTGCAGATCGACCCAGTAATGGCAGAAACTCTGCAGATGAGTCAAGGTTGGTAATGTTTCGAGTTGTACTGTAATCCAGCCATTTCAGTTGCCATTTCCATTTCTTACACCCCATTTAACGTATCTCGGATCTCTTAGATCCTGCCCTAAGATGCTATATTTagatctgtgaaaatattttagggCCAGGAGATAATATCTGCATTTCTTTCATGTTATATAGTGTTATAATTTTTTGCCTCATTGGAAAACTTTGTTCCTTTCACACCATTCCAAGTGTGTCCCTAGCACTGTCAGCTGTCACTCTCCTGCTGTCAGGAGTGACCTGCGTTTCTGATTTACCCTCCCACTCTACCCAGCTTTTGTCATTGCCATGAGTGGCTTTTGTATCCTGTTTTTCACCTGGTTAGCCTTATCCTCTTGTACTTCATTTTGGAGTCTTATCACCAGGGCCACACCTGGAACTTGTTGTTCTAGTGTTCTAGAGCCACTCTAGTTTGCctgtctcctttcctctccccacaGACACACATGCCAGGGGCTACTCCAGGACTGGAGCTGATGCCTTCATTTTTATTATCTCTGTCCTCAGTGCCCAGCCCCTGCCAGATGCATGTTCAGTGTCTTAAAAATGACTGCAGGATAAACACAGGCAACCATGAGAGACCCGGAATCATCTCAGTCCTTCTGTTTCCCCTAAGTCTGTCTTTTGTGGGAAGCTCTGGTCCCTAGACCCCTCTCAGTCAGGACTCCACAGTCAGTCACTCTGTTCCCCGACCCTCCCCCAGCTTTCCAGCTCAGAAAGTGTGCTTTTCCTCCCTAAGGGTCTGCCTCCACCAGAGGCCAGATCCCACCGGGTTGGTGAGCCACTGGCATGTCACCCACTCCTCCAACTTCATTCTCtgcctcctctcttctctctgtagAGGTGTTCAGACATTCTCTGCCCATGATTTTGCTCTCTCATCTCCCAGCAGTCGGTCCTGCTTCCTCCACAGGAGTATTTGAAAAGGTTGACAGCCGAGATCTGTGTGTGGGATCCACTTCATCAGCTCTTGTGCATGttttctcttctgcctccttCAGCTTTTCATTGTACCCATGGTGCACGCAGTTTGAAATAGCAAGTAGTTCTGTGAGGCTTATGAATGACTGCAGTCCTTAGCTCCTATCACATTTTTTATTCTAAGATCCCTTTGTTTCTGCATATtctattaattttctaaaaacataCTGATTTTGTGTACACAATACTCTTTGTTATTTCTCTGTGGATCTGAAAGGTGGTTTTGACATTTTTCCCCTCCGTGCTTGGTCTTGTTTTCTCTAAGTGGTCTGTTTTGGCTGTCTTTTATGCTGGAGGTTCCCCTCTGATGTCTGGGGATCCTAGGTGGTCTTACATTTAAGAGTGGAGCACTCAGAAGGTCACTGGTATTCTGGGCTCATGAGTTGGGGCATGGGGCGCTTTGACTTTCTATTTGAAACTAGACCCTGTGGTGGAAAGTGATTTGTCCTGCCTGTCTGGTTTGTGGGCACCCTGATGTCACTGCCTTCAAGACTTTCCTCTCAGGCTGGTCAGCTTCTCCAAAACAAAGTTTTTCAAGTAATAGCCTGGTAGTCAGAGTTCTGCGAGCTTAAGTGGGGAAAGAAGGCTGGGGGAGGCACCTCACCATTAATTATTATGTAATGTTTATTTAACCCTCCCCCAACCATTGTCAGTCCAGTACTTCTTTCATCATGGCTGGTGTCTCTTGGTCCAGGGACTCTGTTCTTATCCTCTGAAGAGTCTAAAGCTCCACTTTCTCCAAGGGAGAATGCATGCAGTGGGTAAAGATTTATCAGGAAATCTAattgcctttaaaaatttttaacagtgtaccttcaggtgattttGTCGTAGCATCTTTCTGGCAGAGACCCTAATGCTTCATCCATAGGCCTCTCCGAAGATTATCTACAGGAAAGCACATCACCAGTCGTCCCAGGTGTCTTCAGTGTAGAGGTCGGGATTGGTGTGGCAAGCATCAAAACCAAGAAaacagtggccaggtgcggtggctcacgcccataatcccagcacttggggaagccaaggcaggcagatcacttcaggtcaggagttccagaccagcctggccaacatggcgaaacccaatctctactaaaaaatacaaaaattagccaggcgtggtggtgcacatctgtaatcccagctactagggaggctgaggcaggagccttgcttgaacccaggaggcggaggttgcagtgagctgagctcgcaccactgcactccagcctgggtgacagagcaagactgtctcaaacaaagaaaacagatacATGGAATTAGAGTTGAAGAAGAACTAACTGCTTCTTGGACACATCTAATACACCTCTTTTTTGCCTgtcatttcttccatttcttcctaAGGTCCCTTTTACTGCCAGTTCCTGAGCCTTTGGAGAATCTTGTGGTCTGAATTGGATTGCTTCATTATTGCCTTAGAATTCAGCTTTTATAGATCCCCTGAGTTCTTAATCATCTGTTTTCcactttgaaaatttctttttacacttattttctttgtgagttcatgctttcaaaacaaaaacaaaacccttatTGACATTTCTGTGGGCTTTCAGGAGGGAACAAAAAGTAAATGCATGGGGTCAGCCTGTGGTCTCTACTCAGAAGATGTTACTTACTCCCCCGTCTGTCTGGTCTCCATGTGACCTGGGCTGCTAACATTCCGCTTGCAGAGAGGTGTGCGGGAGGGACCGGTGCACGCTTTCCTCAGCCCTGGAGCATGTTACACTTGGGTTCCCATACTTTTCCAAGCTTTGACCTTTTGGCTTCCAGTTCACTCTGTCTTTGTTCTtctcattccctttcattctcaTGTGTCAGCTCATCTCCTCCATTCCTCCTCGAAAGGTTAGCTTTGCTCTCTCCCACCTTCAGCATTATTTTCATCTCTTCTGTGTTCACCCAACCTATGAACTGGTAGAACTCCGTCTCAGAAAGTGCAGAGTGGTGGGAAGGAGTGAAGCAGCCCTTGGGCCACTGTTGGGACCCACCTTTGATAGTTGTGAGACCTCGGTGAATCATTTAATAACTTGGAGCTGCAAACAGTCATCTGTAACATGGGAGGAAACCGACTTTGTAGGCTTTgagtgaggattcaatgagagaCGGCCGCCCTGAATATGTTAAACATTTCTGTCACCTTCGGTTTTGACTCAGCATCTTATTTCTGTCCCCCCACCTACGGGTCAAATCTGAATTTTCTACTTCCTCTTAAACATGGGAGAGTCCCACAAAGACTTTAAATCTAACATTGAAATGTATCTTTGCCCCTTTtaactttgctctttttctttgctAAGTTTCTCATCCCAGCTTTCTCTTCCGCCTGTCTCCCTTTACCATCTGTATTGCCCTTGCTGGGGAAGGCGGGCACGCCCCTTCCCAGGATGGAGCGTGTCTTCTCTTCCTGTCAGGTGTGTGAGACCAGGACAGACAGCAGAGAATCTTTTCATTCAGAGCCTCACCCTCTGTCCCGGGCAACAGCAGGTCGAGAACTCTGGTTCTTTCTTAACACTGTTTTTCTAAAAACCAATTTGATCAGGCCACTTCCTTCCTTAGGAAcctctcttgatttcttttctctttttttttttttttttttggtttgagatggagtctccctctgtcactcgtgccggagtgcagtggcacaatcctgctcattgcagccttgacctcctgggcccaagcacttctcccacctcagcctcccaagtagctgggactacgggcatgtgctcccacgcctggctaattttatttatttatttattttctggttgatgggaggtctcactatgttgcctaggctggtctcaaactcctgggcttatggaatccttgtgccttggcctcccagaatgctgggattacagaca harbors:
- the ZC3H14 gene encoding zinc finger CCCH domain-containing protein 14 isoform X13; the encoded protein is MRMSSKFPSPPLPIFLPPEPVDLGSITSSSCSLNELDNIAHLLRKISADINEIKGMKAAILTVEANLFDLNVRVSKNEAKISSLEVKMNEYSTTYECNTQFEDQEEDTESQSRTTDVKIIGFLRNVEKGTQQRQLLSRLQIDPVMAETLQMSQAEMSELSVAQKPEKLLERCKYWPACKNGDECAYHHPISPCKAFPNCKFAEKCLFVHPNCKYDAKCTKPDCPFTHVSRRIPVLSPKPVAPPAPPSSSQLCRYFPACKKMECPFYHPKHCRFNTQCTRPDCTFYHPTINVPPRHALKWIRPQTSE